Below is a genomic region from bacterium.
AAGGCATTAAGAAGATGCAGATTATTTCTGAGCTTGCATACCGCGACCTTTCGTTAAAGTATGGTCAGGTATTTACGGCCGGCATTGGTGCCGAAGCTTTACAGGGCTTATTGGAAGAAGTTAACCTAGAAGAATTGTCTGTCGAATTAGAAGGCCAACTAAAGACTGCCGAAGGGCAGAACGCTAAGAAGCTGACCCGCCGCTTAAAGCTGATTAAATCTTTAGTTCGCTCCGGCGTTCGCCCAGAGTGGATGCTTATTCAGCATCTTCCAGTTATTCCGCCAGATTTGCGCCCAATGGTTCAGTTGGATGGCGGCCGTTTTGCGACTTCCGATTTAAACGATTTGTATCGCCGCGTAATCAACCGTAATAACCGTTTGAAGAAGCTTTTGGAAATCAAGTCTCCGGAAGTAATCACCCGTAACGAAAAGCGCATGTTGCAAGAAGCGGTTGATGCTCTTATCGACAACTCTGTCCGCCATGGTAAAGAAGTTACTGCTTCTACCGGTCAAAAGCGCAAGTTGCGTTCTTTGGCAGACATGCTTAAGGGTAAGCAGGGACGTTTCCGTCAGAACTTGCTTGGTAAGCGCGTAGACTACTCTGGTCGTTCTGTAATCGTAGTTGGTCCAACTCTTAAGCTGCATCAGTGTGGTTTGCCAAAAGCTATGGCTTTGGAACTATTTAAACCATTCGTTATTTCTAAATTGATTTCCCGCGAATATGCTCATAACGTTCGTAGCGCTAACCGTTTAATCGAACAAGGCCGTACCGAAGTATGGGATATTCTCGAAGAGGTGAGCAAGGATCACTATGTCTTGCTTAACCGCGCTCCGACCCTTCACAGGCTTGGTTTCCAGGCGTTTCAGCCTGTACTTATCGAAGGTAAGGCTATCCAGCTTCACCCAATGGTATGTGCTGCGTTTAACGCCGACTTCGACGGTGACCAGATGGCTGTTCACGTTCCGTTAACAGAAGCTGCCCAGCAGGAAGCCCGCGAAATCATGGTATCCAGTCACAACTTGCTTAAGCCTGCATCCGGAGATGCTGTAATGACTCCGGCACAGGACGTAGTAGTAGGCTGTTTCTATATCACCACTATCCGCGAAGGGTTAAAAGGCGAGGGCAAAGTGTTTGCCAACCGCGATGAAGCGATTATGGCTTACAACAACAAGCATATTCACATTCAGGCCAAGATCAAGCTTCGCTTGGAAGATGGTGAAATTGTAGAAACTTGCGTGGGCCGCATTATCTTTAACAAGATCATGCCAAAAGAATTCGGTTATCGAAATGAAGCCTTCGACAAAAAGGGTTTGCAGGCTTTGGTCCGCGAATCCTACCGTGCTTTCGGTTTGGATCAAACAGCTGAACTGATCGACGAAATTAAGCGTACCGGTTTTACTTACATGAAGCAGTCCGGCATTTCTTGGGGCATGGATGACCTTACGGTGCCTGGTACTAAGTACGACTTGCTGGCTTTGGCAGACAAAGAAGTACAGTCTACTCAGGAACAGTATTTAGAAGGTTTGTTAACCGAAGACGAACGCTATGGCCGCGTAGTAGAAATTTGGGGCGATGCATCGTCTAAGATTGCTAAAGACGTGGTCGGTACGGTACAACCTCATTCCAGCGTGAACTACTTTGTATCCTCCGGTGCCCGTGGTTCGTTCTCACAGATTACCCAGATGTCCGGTCTAAAGGGATTGGTGGTAAACCCTGGCGGCCGTACTATCGAGCTTCCGATTCGCGGTTCATTTAAAGAAGGTATCGACATTTTGGAATACTTCATCTCTACTCACGGTTCACGTAAGGGTATGAGTGACACCGCGCTACGTACTGCGGACGCTGGTTACTTGACTCGCCGTTTAGTTGACGTGGCTCAGGATGTTGTTATTAACGCCGAAGATTGCGGTACTAAGGACTTCGAACTTATTACCCGCGCGGAAAGCGAAGCCATGAATCAAAGCTTGGAAAAGCGTCTGTTCGGGCGCGTAGTTGCAGAAGATGTAAAGGATGCCGAAGGTAACGTTATAGTGAAGAAGAATCAGGGCGTAGACGAACAGCAGGCGGTTGCAATCGGCGCTACCGATATCCAAGAAGTAAAGTGCCGCGGTGTATTAAAATGTAAGCTGGTTCGCGGCGTTTGCCGACAATGCTATGGT
It encodes:
- the rpoC gene encoding DNA-directed RNA polymerase subunit beta', whose translation is MFTQTEEFKGVKIKLASPETILQWSHGEVTKPETINYRTQRPEKEGLFDEKIFGPIRDWECYCGKYKRIRYKNIVCDKCGVEVTKSSVRRERMGHISLAVPVAHIWFLRSVPSRLGLVLDLGVQELERLVYFAAYIITSVDEEARAATLEQIENEFKGKKKEIETRYETLLAKTKTELGKDIKGDDDVKAAKIDAETTAIKDMWEKEIQNLEAIRDQARSELKGIKKMQIISELAYRDLSLKYGQVFTAGIGAEALQGLLEEVNLEELSVELEGQLKTAEGQNAKKLTRRLKLIKSLVRSGVRPEWMLIQHLPVIPPDLRPMVQLDGGRFATSDLNDLYRRVINRNNRLKKLLEIKSPEVITRNEKRMLQEAVDALIDNSVRHGKEVTASTGQKRKLRSLADMLKGKQGRFRQNLLGKRVDYSGRSVIVVGPTLKLHQCGLPKAMALELFKPFVISKLISREYAHNVRSANRLIEQGRTEVWDILEEVSKDHYVLLNRAPTLHRLGFQAFQPVLIEGKAIQLHPMVCAAFNADFDGDQMAVHVPLTEAAQQEAREIMVSSHNLLKPASGDAVMTPAQDVVVGCFYITTIREGLKGEGKVFANRDEAIMAYNNKHIHIQAKIKLRLEDGEIVETCVGRIIFNKIMPKEFGYRNEAFDKKGLQALVRESYRAFGLDQTAELIDEIKRTGFTYMKQSGISWGMDDLTVPGTKYDLLALADKEVQSTQEQYLEGLLTEDERYGRVVEIWGDASSKIAKDVVGTVQPHSSVNYFVSSGARGSFSQITQMSGLKGLVVNPGGRTIELPIRGSFKEGIDILEYFISTHGSRKGMSDTALRTADAGYLTRRLVDVAQDVVINAEDCGTKDFELITRAESEAMNQSLEKRLFGRVVAEDVKDAEGNVIVKKNQGVDEQQAVAIGATDIQEVKCRGVLKCKLVRGVCRQCYGFDLGFNRMVELGAAAGIVAAQAIGEPGTQLTMRTFHTGGSASVSDITQGLPRVEELFEAREPKGMATIAEIAGKVSITQTSSRENVIRVEGKDAQSDTIIIPAGAEVHIKDGSSVTAGDSLFTTDKGELTKAPVNGMIKISDGSIRLIHESDDVVEYVVPSGFTLTVKDGDLVYAGQPMTEGNLSPNKILELQGTEAAQKYIVKEVQDIYGSQGQQIHDKHIEVIVRQMFSKMRVTNNSDTDLVMGDVIDKSRLQEINEQLEKDGRSLVEAEQLLMGITKISLSTESFLAAASFQETTRVLIEAAVTGKTDYLKGLKENVIIGKLIPAGTGFNPDIAKENQKTAELPI